The Paraburkholderia sp. SOS3 genome includes a region encoding these proteins:
- the ugpA gene encoding sn-glycerol-3-phosphate ABC transporter permease UgpA: MQKRSTFSTGLLPYLLVAPQLVITLVFFVWPAGVALWQSTQTQDAFGTSSEFVGFANFRQLFGDPLYLSSFNTTLIFSALVTVSGLAISLLLAACADRVMRGAKAYQTLLIWPYAVAPAIAAVLWAFLFNPSIGLVTYALAKYGIVWNHALNPGQAMFLVVLASVWKQVSYNFLFFYAGLQAIPRSLIEAAAIDGAGPVRRFFGIALPLLSPTSFFLLVVNIVYAFFDTFPIIDAATAGGPAQSTKTLIYKIFTEGFQGLDIGSSGAQSVVLMLIVVGLTVVQFRFIERKVQYA; this comes from the coding sequence ATGCAAAAACGTTCGACTTTCAGCACGGGCCTGCTGCCTTATCTGCTCGTCGCGCCGCAGCTCGTCATTACGCTCGTGTTTTTCGTCTGGCCCGCCGGCGTCGCGCTCTGGCAATCGACGCAAACCCAGGACGCGTTCGGCACGTCGAGCGAATTCGTCGGCTTCGCGAACTTCCGCCAGCTATTCGGCGACCCGCTGTATCTGTCGTCGTTCAATACGACGCTGATTTTCAGCGCGCTCGTGACCGTCAGCGGCCTCGCGATCTCGCTGCTGCTCGCCGCCTGCGCGGACCGCGTGATGCGCGGCGCGAAAGCGTACCAGACGCTGCTGATCTGGCCATACGCCGTCGCGCCCGCGATCGCCGCCGTGCTGTGGGCGTTTCTATTCAACCCGAGCATCGGGCTCGTCACCTACGCGCTCGCGAAATACGGCATCGTCTGGAATCACGCGTTGAACCCGGGCCAGGCCATGTTTCTTGTGGTGCTCGCCTCCGTCTGGAAGCAGGTCAGCTACAACTTTCTGTTCTTCTACGCGGGCTTGCAGGCGATTCCGCGTTCGCTGATCGAAGCGGCCGCGATCGACGGCGCGGGTCCGGTGCGCCGCTTCTTCGGCATCGCGCTGCCGCTGCTGTCGCCAACCAGCTTCTTCCTGCTCGTCGTGAACATTGTCTACGCGTTCTTCGACACCTTCCCGATCATCGACGCCGCGACCGCGGGCGGCCCCGCGCAGTCGACCAAAACGCTGATCTACAAGATCTTCACCGAAGGCTTCCAGGGGCTCGACATCGGCAGCTCCGGCGCCCAATCGGTCGTGCTGATGCTGATCGTCGTCGGCCTGACCGTCGTGCAGTTCCGTTTCATCGAGCGCAAGGTCCAATACGCATGA
- the ugpE gene encoding sn-glycerol-3-phosphate ABC transporter permease UgpE translates to MIENRRGFDLFCHAVLIVGVLLVVFPVYVAFCAATMNEHEVFNVPLSLVPSTHLFENMATVWRHGSGNAASPFGTMLLNSLVMALVISIGKIAVSIISAFAIVFFRFPFRNLAFWLIFITLMLPAEVRIFPTVQVVSSLHLANTYAGLTLPLIASATATFLFRQFFMTLPDELIEAARIDGAGALRFFWDIVLPLSKTNIAALFVITFIYGWNQYLWPILITNDASLMTAVIGIKSMIASGDTATEWHLVMAATLLAMLPPLVVVLAMQRWFVRGLVDAEK, encoded by the coding sequence ATGATCGAAAATCGCCGCGGTTTCGACCTCTTCTGCCATGCGGTGCTGATCGTCGGCGTGCTGCTCGTCGTGTTTCCGGTCTACGTCGCGTTTTGCGCGGCAACGATGAACGAGCACGAAGTATTCAACGTGCCGCTGTCGCTCGTGCCGAGCACGCATCTCTTCGAAAACATGGCGACCGTCTGGCGTCACGGCAGCGGCAATGCGGCGAGCCCGTTCGGCACGATGCTGCTGAACAGCCTCGTGATGGCGCTCGTCATTTCGATCGGCAAGATCGCGGTGTCGATCATCTCCGCGTTCGCGATCGTGTTTTTCCGCTTTCCGTTCAGGAATCTCGCGTTCTGGCTCATCTTCATCACGCTGATGCTGCCGGCTGAGGTGCGGATCTTTCCGACCGTGCAGGTCGTGTCGTCGCTGCATCTGGCCAACACGTATGCGGGCCTCACGCTGCCGCTGATCGCATCGGCCACGGCGACCTTCCTGTTCCGCCAGTTCTTCATGACGCTGCCCGATGAACTGATCGAAGCCGCGCGCATCGATGGCGCGGGCGCGCTGCGTTTCTTCTGGGACATCGTCCTGCCGCTGTCGAAGACGAATATCGCGGCGCTCTTCGTCATCACGTTTATCTACGGCTGGAACCAGTATTTGTGGCCGATTCTGATCACGAACGACGCGTCGTTGATGACCGCGGTGATCGGCATCAAAAGCATGATCGCATCGGGCGATACCGCCACCGAATGGCATCTCGTAATGGCCGCGACGCTGCTCGCCATGCTGCCGCCGCTCGTCGTCGTGCTCGCGATGCAGCGCTGGTTCGTACGCGGTCTCGTCGATGCCGAAAAATGA
- a CDS encoding sn-glycerol-3-phosphate import ATP-binding protein UgpC — translation MAALTLKGVKKTYDGKQFVLHGIDADVADGEFVVMVGPSGCGKSTLLRMVAGLERISEGTIAIDGTVVNNLEPKDRNIAMVFQNYALYPHMTVAENMGYALKIAGVDRATIGRRVQAAAQILELEPLLSRKPRELSGGQRQRVAMGRAIVREPSVFLFDEPLSNLDARLRVQMRLEIQRLHARLATTSLYVTHDQIEAMTLAQRVIVMNRGKAEQIGAPTEVYERPATMFVAGFIGSPGMNLLEGRISDDGTSFDVAGDAAGNGGGRGPSLPLAGVPCVGREVAAGREWVLGIRPEHLTPGQPGAAGVTLTVDSCELLGADNLAHGRWGKHDVTARLPHAHRPAAGDALELSLLAQHLHFFDPASGQRANQDSPAGRS, via the coding sequence ATGGCCGCACTGACACTCAAAGGCGTAAAGAAAACCTACGACGGCAAGCAGTTCGTGCTGCACGGCATCGATGCGGACGTGGCCGACGGCGAGTTCGTCGTGATGGTCGGTCCGTCGGGCTGCGGCAAGTCGACATTGCTGCGCATGGTGGCGGGGCTCGAGCGAATCAGCGAAGGCACGATCGCGATCGACGGCACGGTTGTCAATAACCTCGAGCCGAAGGACCGCAACATCGCGATGGTGTTTCAGAACTATGCGCTCTATCCGCATATGACCGTCGCGGAAAACATGGGGTACGCGCTGAAGATCGCAGGCGTCGACCGCGCGACGATCGGGCGGCGCGTGCAGGCCGCCGCGCAGATTCTCGAACTCGAGCCGCTGCTGTCGCGCAAGCCGCGCGAGTTGTCGGGCGGTCAGCGGCAGCGCGTCGCGATGGGCCGCGCGATCGTGCGCGAGCCGTCCGTGTTTCTGTTCGACGAACCGTTGTCGAATCTCGATGCGCGGCTGCGCGTACAGATGCGCCTCGAAATCCAGCGCCTGCATGCGCGCCTCGCCACGACGAGCCTTTACGTCACGCACGATCAGATCGAAGCGATGACGCTCGCGCAACGCGTGATCGTCATGAACCGCGGCAAGGCCGAACAGATCGGCGCGCCGACCGAAGTCTATGAACGGCCGGCGACGATGTTCGTTGCGGGCTTTATCGGCTCGCCGGGCATGAATCTGCTCGAAGGCCGCATTTCCGACGACGGCACGAGTTTCGACGTAGCCGGCGATGCCGCAGGCAATGGCGGCGGGCGCGGCCCGAGCTTGCCGCTGGCAGGCGTGCCATGCGTCGGGCGCGAGGTGGCGGCCGGCCGCGAATGGGTGCTCGGCATCCGGCCCGAGCATCTGACGCCGGGGCAACCGGGCGCCGCAGGCGTGACGCTGACGGTCGATTCGTGCGAGTTGCTCGGCGCGGACAATCTCGCGCATGGACGGTGGGGCAAGCACGACGTGACCGCGCGTTTGCCGCATGCGCATCGGCCCGCGGCCGGCGATGCGCTCGAGCTCTCACTGCTGGCGCAGCATCTGCATTTCTTCGATCCGGCGAGCGGGCAGCGCGCGAATCAGGATAGCCCCGCTGGCCGATCCTAG
- a CDS encoding glycerophosphodiester phosphodiesterase family protein, translating to MFRTICAASALSAVLLVSACGAGSAAQPAVDAAASTLPRIVAHRGGTADAPENTLEAIRLAIANHADAIWLTVQLSMDGVPVLYRPADLSALTDAKGPVASHSAAQLAHINAGWTFKGSDSGNPYPYRAHPTSIPTLSEALRAIPAHIPVVLDMKATPAEPQVHAVARVLTEEDAWSRVTIYSTDAAYQRSFAAYPQARVFESRDATRQRLVRALLAGQCDDAPAAHTWTAFELHRVLKVTEEFTLGEGRSEVNATLWTPATVACFRQQPDVRIVAIAVNNADDYRAMACLGVDAVLSDSPRQMSAIRASLAAASSGGQRKAIGCGDAQ from the coding sequence GTGTTCAGAACGATCTGCGCGGCTTCCGCGCTGTCAGCAGTCTTGCTTGTATCGGCTTGCGGCGCCGGGTCCGCGGCGCAACCGGCCGTGGACGCTGCGGCATCGACCTTGCCGCGCATCGTCGCGCACCGCGGCGGCACCGCCGACGCGCCGGAAAACACACTCGAAGCGATCCGGCTCGCGATAGCGAACCACGCCGATGCGATCTGGCTCACCGTCCAGCTAAGCATGGACGGCGTGCCCGTGCTCTATCGGCCCGCGGATCTGTCGGCATTGACCGACGCGAAGGGACCGGTCGCGTCGCATAGCGCGGCGCAGTTGGCGCACATTAACGCGGGCTGGACCTTCAAGGGCTCCGATAGCGGCAATCCCTATCCATATCGCGCTCATCCCACCTCTATTCCGACGCTCAGCGAGGCGTTGCGTGCGATCCCCGCGCATATCCCGGTCGTGCTCGATATGAAGGCGACGCCGGCCGAACCGCAGGTGCACGCCGTCGCGCGCGTGTTGACCGAAGAAGACGCATGGTCGCGCGTGACGATCTATTCGACCGACGCCGCGTATCAACGCAGCTTTGCCGCGTACCCGCAGGCGCGCGTGTTCGAGTCGCGCGATGCGACGCGGCAGCGTCTCGTGCGCGCGCTGCTCGCGGGCCAATGCGACGATGCGCCGGCCGCGCACACATGGACGGCATTCGAACTGCACCGCGTCTTGAAGGTGACGGAGGAATTCACCCTCGGCGAGGGCCGCTCCGAGGTGAACGCGACGTTGTGGACGCCGGCCACCGTCGCCTGCTTCCGTCAGCAGCCCGATGTGCGGATCGTCGCGATCGCGGTCAATAACGCCGACGACTATCGCGCGATGGCGTGTCTTGGCGTCGACGCGGTACTGTCCGATTCGCCGAGGCAGATGTCGGCGATTCGCGCGTCGCTGGCGGCGGCGTCGAGCGGCGGCCAACGCAAGGCGATCGGTTGTGGCGACGCGCAGTGA